The Aestuariibaculum lutulentum genome segment GGATATGTTACTTCATCGAACTCTAAAACTTCATTGGTTGAAAACGTAAAATTACCTCTTAATTGCGTGTACCAATCTTGATTAAAAGACTTATCGTAAGTTAAAGAAGCGTCCAAACCTTTACTTTCCATTTTACCAAAGTTGGTTGCTGGTATCGCCGTTAATCCCATGGTTGCTCCAATATTAGAACGCTCTTGTAAAATATTTGTTCTATTTTGTTTAAACACATCAACTATAATATTCAGGGAATTGAATAACTCTAAATCGAAACCAACGTTGGTTTGTCTCGATTTTTCCCATCCAATATTTGGATTAGCGTAACGATCGATATAAACTCCAGGTCGGGAATTATTAAATTGCTCTCCAAACGAGGTTCCGTATCTTCCGTCATTTAAATTTACATTAGATAAATAAAAGAAACGGTCGTTTACATTACCAATAGCATCATTACCCACAAGACCATATGTAAAACGAAGTTTAAAATCAGATACGACATCTCTTAAACCGTCCCACCAATCTTCTTTAGATATACGATAAGCTAAACCTAAAGATGGAAAATAACCATATCGGGCGCCATTTGCAAAACGCTCAGATCCATTGTAACCGAAGTTAAATTCAAATAAATATTTATCGTCATACCCATAAGTAAAACGTCCTGATAAACTGTGGTTTCTGTTTGGCAAAGAACTTTGAACTGATCCTGCATTACCCGTTTCATAACTTGATAAAAGATTTACTAACATCCCTGAAACCGCATGCTTTTCATTAAATACTCGGTTATAGTTGATAGCTGTTTCTAAATAAATTCTGGAATCTAAATCCTTTCTACCCTCAGAATAATCCAAATATTCTGTTCCTGTTACACCTACACTACCCTGACCTCCGTCATTAAGCACATTTAGCTCCAATTCACCTGAAAACGGACTAATATATCCTTCATAATAAAATGGATTATATTGTCTGGCTACTTCATAATATGAATAACGTCTTACATACCCCATGGCTCGTGCTGATAGACCTTCAGTTATCCCAGCCAAGTCCTGCTTAATTTCAACCTGAGCCTGAATTGTTGATGCTTTATTTGTTTGATACCCTCTAACCATTTCGGCATAAGGATTTATTAAAATTGCTGAGCCACTATTATTTGTAGCCTGTGCTCCACCAAATAATGGGTGATCAATAAATGGTAAATAACTAGACGGATATACTTTAGGGAATTTTACTGGGTTTGACCATAACGTTAAATTAAATATACGAGCACCTCCATTTACCCAGTTACCGTTAACATCACGACCTCCAACAGGTCCATTATAATCATCGAACTGACCATAAACACGAACAATACCTTTAGTTGTTGGAGTTAAGTTCATATCTAAATTACTACGTACTGAATAATTTCTAAGTTTGATATTATTATTAAAATTATTAATCGGGTCTACATCCAAAACACCATTATCAACATTATATGTACCTGCGATATAATACTTGGCTTTTTCTCCTCCACCCTGTGCACTAAAATTTAATCCCTGGTTTACTGTATAGTCTTTGATAAGTTCATCAATCCAGTTATTACTTGGATACAAATAGGGATCATCTCCGATAGACGTTCTGTAAATTTTGTTTTGCGTATAAGGCAATGTTGCCTGAGGATCGCGAGTTAAAGCAGCCTCATTTGCCAATTGCATGTAAGTAATATTATCAGCAAATTTAAAATTCCTGGTATTTGATGATATTCTTGTTTCACTACGTAACTGGAATTGCGTTTTTCCTGCTTTACCCATTTTAGTGGTAATTAATACTACTCCGTTAGCTCCACGAGCACCATAAACTGCTGCTGCTGCTGCATCTTTTAATACCGAAAAACTTTCGATATCGTCAGGTTGCAAACGTGCCATATCGGTAGTAGTAGATT includes the following:
- a CDS encoding SusC/RagA family TonB-linked outer membrane protein; this encodes MRKVFFSCPEFDFKFKLVVLLLCVTAYQVQANEGKTVDFNSEIQKRIITGVVKDASGMPLPGANVLVKGTTNGVVTDFDGEFQLEIEASATTLVVSYVGYEEQEVVIGEKSVFSIVLNESQEALDEVVIVGFGTQKKASLVSSITTISPKEIKGPTSNLTTMMAGRVSGMIAVQRSGEPGADNSDFFIRGLGSFGSGKVNPLILIDGIESTTTDMARLQPDDIESFSVLKDAAAAAVYGARGANGVVLITTKMGKAGKTQFQLRSETRISSNTRNFKFADNITYMQLANEAALTRDPQATLPYTQNKIYRTSIGDDPYLYPSNNWIDELIKDYTVNQGLNFSAQGGGEKAKYYIAGTYNVDNGVLDVDPINNFNNNIKLRNYSVRSNLDMNLTPTTKGIVRVYGQFDDYNGPVGGRDVNGNWVNGGARIFNLTLWSNPVKFPKVYPSSYLPFIDHPLFGGAQATNNSGSAILINPYAEMVRGYQTNKASTIQAQVEIKQDLAGITEGLSARAMGYVRRYSYYEVARQYNPFYYEGYISPFSGELELNVLNDGGQGSVGVTGTEYLDYSEGRKDLDSRIYLETAINYNRVFNEKHAVSGMLVNLLSSYETGNAGSVQSSLPNRNHSLSGRFTYGYDDKYLFEFNFGYNGSERFANGARYGYFPSLGLAYRISKEDWWDGLRDVVSDFKLRFTYGLVGNDAIGNVNDRFFYLSNVNLNDGRYGTSFGEQFNNSRPGVYIDRYANPNIGWEKSRQTNVGFDLELFNSLNIIVDVFKQNRTNILQERSNIGATMGLTAIPATNFGKMESKGLDASLTYDKSFNQDWYTQLRGNFTFSTNEVLEFDEVTYPEELSYRSRVGQNASQWYGYIAERLFIDDKEVANSPTQFGEVRGGDIKYRDVNGDGQISSLDMVPIGHPTVPEIVYGFGGTLGFKNFDFSIFFQGVARTSFFINPWNISPFVINGSAQNGLLKVIADDHWSEDNRDSYAFWPRLGGEFNENNNVFNSNPGANQAPYASTWWMRDGSFLRLKTIEAGYNFPEKFVTKLGMQSARLYFSGNNLAVWSPFKLWDPEMGGNGLGYPIQSVYNLGLKLDF